A region from the Ursus arctos isolate Adak ecotype North America unplaced genomic scaffold, UrsArc2.0 scaffold_6, whole genome shotgun sequence genome encodes:
- the LOC113249072 gene encoding olfactory receptor 11H6-like, with the protein MIQSQTQEEPYGEEATNKSGVSTVTEFLLLSFPCSREVQVLLFMLFFLSYILTLMGNGAIVCAVKLDRRLHTPMYILLANFSLLEICYINTTVPSMLKNFLSETKTTSFTACFFQFYFFFSMGTTETLLLPLMAFDRYLAICQPLHYPIIMNSHLCMKLVALCWITAFLCYPIPIYFVTQLPFCGPNTTEHFVCDPGPLLALSCIPAPGFELSCSILSSLIIFSTFFFILGSCTLVLRAVLRVPSAAGRRKAFSTCGSHLAVVSLFYGSIMVMYISPTSGNPGGIQKIVTLFYSSVTPLINPLIYSLRNKDMKSALGKFHMCTESSQSK; encoded by the coding sequence GAAGCCACGAATAAGTCAGGAGTCAGCACAGTGACTGAATTCCTACTCCTGAGTTTTCCATGCTCCAGGGAGGTTCAGGTCCTCCTCTTCATGCTGTTCTTTCTGTCCTACATCCTGACACTGATGGGGAACGGGGCCATTGTCTGTGCAGTGAAGCTGGATCGCAGGCTTCACACCCCCATGTACATTCTGCTGGCCAACTTCTCACTCCTGGAGATCTGTTACATCAACACGACTGTTCCCAGTATGTTAAAGAACTTCCTATCTGAGACCAAAACCACCTCTTTCACAGCTTGCTTCTTCCagttctacttcttcttctccatGGGCACCACGGAGACCCTCTTACTGCCCCTCATGGCTTTTGATCGGTACTTGGCCATCTGCCAGCCTCTCCATTATCCTATCATCATGAACAGCCATCTCTGCATGAAGCTGGTGGCCCTGTGCTGGATCACAGCTTTCCTCTGCTATCCGATCCCTATCTACTTTGTCACACAACTCCCCTTTTGTGGCCCCAACACCACTGAGCACTTTGTCTGTGACCCTGGTCCTCTTCTGGCCCTGTCCTGCATCCCTGCCCCTGGATTTGAGCTTTCCTGCTCTATATTGAGCTCTCTTATTATCTTCAGCACCTTCTTCTTCATCCTTGGGTCCTGCACCCTGGTTCTCAGAGCAGTGCTGCGTGTCCCTTCAGCAGCTGGCCGACGTaaggccttctccacctgtggTTCCCATCTGGCTGTGGTGTCTCTTTTCTATGGATCCATCATGGTGATGTACATCAGCCCAACCTCTGGAAATCCAGGTGGGATACAGAAGATTGTAACCTTGTTCTACTCATCGGTGACCCCACTTATAAACCCACTGATCTACAGTCTCCGAAACAAAGACATGAAATCTGCCTTGGGAAAATTTCATATGTGCACAGAAAGTAGTCAAAGCAAATGA
- the LOC113249153 gene encoding olfactory receptor 11G2-like, with protein MKISNTPNTSSTITGFILLGFPCPREGQILLFLLFSVLYLLTLMSNGSIICAVYWDQRLHTPMYILLANFSFLEIWYVTSTVPNMLANFLSDTKVISFSGCFLQFYTFFSLGFTECFSLAVMAFDRYLAICQPLRYPSIMTGRLCTNLVVSCWILGFFWFLIPIIIISQMSFCGSRIIDHFLCDLGPLLALTCKKAPVVEHVFSTFSLLPLITLFLFIMGSYALVLRAVLKVPSAAGKRKAFSTCGSHLAVVSLFYGSVLVMYGSPTSKHEGGAQKIVTLFYSVVTPLLNPVIYSLRNKDMKNALQKLLGM; from the coding sequence ATGAAAATCTCCAACACCCCCAACACCTCCAGCACCATCACTGGCTTCATCCTCCTGGGCTTCCCTTGCCCCAGGGAAGGGCAGATCCTCCTCTTTCTGCTGTTCTCGGTTCTCTACCTCCTGACCCTCATGAGCAATGGGTCTATCATCTGTGCTGTGTACTGGGATCAGAGACTCCACACTCCCATGTACATCTTGCTCGCCAACTTCTCCTTCCTAGAGATCTGGTATGTCACCTCCACTGTCCCCAACATGTTGGCCAACTTCCTCTCTGACACCAAGGTCATCTCCTTCTCTGGGTGCTTTCTCCAGTTCTACACTTTCTTCTCCTTGGGCTTTACAGAGTGCTTCTCCTTGGCTGTTATGGCATTTGATCGGTACCTTGCCATCTGCCAGCCTCTACGTTATCCATCCATTATGACAGGACGTCTCTGCACCAATCTTGTGGTCAGTTGCTGGATACTTGGTTTCTTCTGGTTCTTGAttcccatcatcatcatctcccaAATGTCCTTCTGTGGATCCAGGATCATTGACCACTTCCTGTGTGATCTGGGTCCTCTTCTAGCACTCACTTGCAAAAAAGCTCCTGTGGTAGAACATGTCTTCTCCACCTTCAGTCTTCTGCCCCTcatcactctctttctcttcatcatGGGGTCCTATGCTCTGGTCCTAAGAGCAGTGCTCAAAGTCCCTTCAGCAGCTGGGAAAAGAAAGGCTTTCTCCACCTGTGGGTCTCATCTGGCCGTGGTTTCACTGTTCTACGGCTCAGTACTTGTTATGTATGGGAGCCCAACATCTAAGCATGAAGGTGGAGCACAAAAGATTGTGACTCTGTTCTATTCTGTTGTGACCCCACTCCTTAATCCTGTGATATACAGTCTTAGAAACAAAGATATGAAAAATGCACTGCAGAAACTtctgggaatgtaa